One window from the genome of Plasmodium relictum strain SGS1 genome assembly, chromosome: 12 encodes:
- the RRP6 gene encoding exosome complex exonuclease RRP6, putative, which produces MEHCSKKIEELLKDKLCINSENDENNYLVKKLLNNVVDIVKLTNRLSLNCLYKNGLDIISNNLEIKDLKNNLLKTIYDLLLYSSSDKTKNILKISYENDFSILQNNYHIISSILEDIFNRSNDCFRFFDVENKDKSIFTCKYLKNLNSQNINNLYNKNNCFNENIPIEKDQKISIKSQNVKDEEEKKKKKKKDNKIITLNELEEKENENKSKEIINVNQYEDQDKIKEEIEDNNINSEINSTDDDGENEKEKNNFKEIIIIENENEKKENYDKNSIKNSFENVKKVIDKNSKKNKSMFRKKKKEKDNIKKNNIFTVKGNLHKVQNSWLHLTNNYAKFFIPRILFKYNKLMDLDQNLKEAVKVQEYYIKKKKLLLYYHESFKNNELKYSSSEIIDEIFNDNELNEMSEIKNEETYNINSYCSTECSSVLKYNGVIDEDFFSKMLKKLHKDINKYYYRFYNLSHPYEYEINNIIQLYKKGDKDILKFLEVNYELTNPLGINEKKYEVIDNKDDLIKMINTIKLENDRISIMVRINYKKSYRGFVSLILVGTKTIDYIIDVFNMFEDIFLLNEITTDPRILKITYDLKNVILFLQKDFSVYLVNAIDILICSNYLNLKNTLSNLVHNYFNVNVNSIRSYSNFLTRPLTPDVINILRSSFYYLYYLFDYVKIDLYFNYIFNSYKNDLKIDLKQEDLDNNSKDEINNEAKIYREKVDKNEIKNIENCSDKNNKVNDVSNLEVNVLYDNDIINKKNIYVNFEKIKFYDLSEHEKKYGEEIMKKVFIDSNNVCLTKIEIKEVCDIIKTNEQIKKIIKNSYNSNCCDNLINNLLVWRENLSKKVDEPPDNIINIHNIISIILNMPTSISSLKNNIVPLSNVISENLETLFEIITKSNIKKPNSHFYLNYIQNDTANNNCIGEEITPIKYSMNNKKINNENYKDSIILPNLYFQSICQENKIQSNEQNFNHLNSQNIIQYDQQNVYHVNSKKATFALEKTFFSESEEDNMFKNKNNNTKNESYILLSSLINSMKERNEKISKFNQNKHIKKITTEVPTKKSIDKKKKKNNNSRKKKKTVNQSYNQQYNIKKSKVQYSKNILNEMN; this is translated from the coding sequence atggaaCACTGTAGcaaaaaaattgaagaattattaaaagataaacTATGTATAAATTcagaaaatgatgaaaataattatttggtgaaaaaattattaaataatgttGTTGATATTGTTAAATTAACAAATCGGCTTTCTCTTAATTGCTTGTATAAAAATGGATTAGATATAATatcaaataatttagaaattaaagatttaaaaaataatttattaaaaactatTTATGATTTATTACTCTATAGTAGTAgtgataaaacaaaaaatattttaaaaattagcTATGAAAATGATTTTTCAATCTTACAAAATAACTATCATATTATATCATCAATATTAGAAGATATATTCAATAGATCGAATGATTGCTTTAGATTTTTTGATgtagaaaataaagataaatctATTTTTACttgtaaatatttaaaaaatttaaattcccaaaatataaataatttatataataaaaataactgtTTTAATGAAAACATTCCTATTGAAAAAGATCAAAAAATAAGCATTAAATCACAGAATGTtaaagatgaagaagaaaaaaaaaaaaaaaaaaagaaagataacaaaattattaccttaaatgaattagaagaaaaagaaaatgagaaCAAAtctaaagaaataattaatgTAAATCAATATGAAGATCAAGATAAGATcaaagaagaaatagaagacaataatataaatagtgAGATAAATAGTACAGATGATGATGGAGAAAAcgagaaagaaaaaaataattttaaggaaataataattatagaaaatgaaaatgagaaaaaggaaaattatgataaaaatagtataaaaaatagttttgaaaatgtaaaaaaagttatagataaaaattcaaagaaaaataaaagtatgtttagaaaaaagaagaaagaaaaggataatataaaaaaaaataatatttttacagTTAAGGGCAATCTACATAAAGTTCAAAATTCTTGGCTACATTTAACAAATAATTAtgcaaaattttttattcctcgtattctttttaaatataataaattaatggATTTAGACCAAAATTTAAAGGAAGCAGTAAAAGTTCaagaatattatataaaaaaaaaaaagttattattatattatcatGAAAGTTTTAAGAACAACGAATTAAAATATAGCAGTAGTGAAATTATTGatgaaatatttaatgaTAACGAGTTAAACGAAATGagtgaaattaaaaatgaagaaacatataatataaattcttATTGTAGCACAGAATGCTCCTctgttttaaaatataatggaGTTATTGATGAAgatttttttagtaaaatgttaaaaaaattacataaagatataaataaatattattatagaTTTTATAATTTGAGTCATCCATATgaatatgaaataaataatataattcaaTTATACAAGAAAGGTGATAAAGACATTTTAAAGTTTTTGGAAGTAAACTATGAATTAACAAATCCTTTAGgaataaatgaaaagaaatatGAAGTAATAGATAACAAAgatgatttaataaaaatgataaatactATTAAATTAGAAAATGATAGAATCTCAATAATGGTtagaataaattataaaaaatcttATCGTGGTTTTGTCTCATTAATTTTAGTAGGAACAAAAACAATTGATTATATAATAGACGTTTTTAATATGTTtgaagatatatttttactaaatGAAATAACGACAGATCCTagaattttgaaaattacttacgatttaaaaaatgttatattatttttacaaaaagaTTTTTCTGTTTATTTAGTAAACGCTATTGACATCTTAATATGTTCAAATTACctaaatttgaaaaataccTTATCAAATTTAGTTCATAATTACTTTAATGTAAATGTGAATAGTATTCGTTCatattctaattttttaactAGGCCACTGACACCAGatgtaattaatattttaagaagcagcttttattatttgtattatttatttgattaCGTCAAAATAGATTTATATttcaattatatatttaatagttACAAAAATGATTTGAAAATTGATTTGAAACAAGAGGATTtagataataatagtaaagatgaaattaataatgaagCAAAAATTTATAGAGAAAAAgttgataaaaatgaaataaaaaatattgaaaattgTAGTGATAAAAACAACAAAGTAAATGATGTAAGTAATTTAGAAGTTAATGTCTTATATGATAatgatattataaataaaaaaaatatatatgtgaattttgaaaaaataaaattttatgatttatCAGAACACGAAAAAAAGTATGGTGaagaaattatgaaaaaagtatttattGATAGTAATAATGTATGCTTGActaaaattgaaataaaagaagtaTGTGATATTATCAAAACAAAtgaacaaattaaaaaaattataaaaaactCTTATAATTCTAATTGTTgtgataatttaataaataatttattagtaTGGAGGGAAAATCTATCAAAAAAAGTTGACGAACCTCCTGacaatattattaatattcatAATATTATATCCATTATCTTAAATATGCCTACATCTATATcaagtttaaaaaataacattgtTCCATTATCAAATGTAATATCAGAAAATCTAGAAACATTATTTGAAATTATTACTAAATCAAATATCAAAAAACCCAATTCtcacttttatttaaattatattcaaAATGATACGGCAAATAATAATTGTATTGGAGAAGAAATTACTCCTATTAAGTATTctatgaataataaaaaaataaacaatgaaaattataaagattCCATTATTTTGcctaatttatattttcaaagTATATGccaagaaaataaaatacaatcAAATGAACAAAATTTCAATCATTTAAATAGTCAAAATATAATTCAATACGATCAACAAAATGTATATCATGTAAACAGTAAAAAAGCAACTTTTGCTTTggaaaaaacattttttagtGAAAGCGAAGAAGATAAtatgtttaaaaataaaaataataatactaaaaATGAAAGTTACATTCTCTTATCTTCTTTAATTAACTCTATGAAAGAgcgaaatgaaaaaatatcaaagtttaatcaaaataaacatattaaaaaaataacaactGAAGTAccaacaaaaaaaagtattgataaaaaaaaaaaaaagaataataatagtaggaaaaaaaaaaaaacagtcAACCAGTCATATAATCAACagtataatattaaaaaaagtaaagtaCAATactcaaaaaatattttaaatgaaatgaactag
- the ATG1 gene encoding serine/threonine protein kinase, putative has product MGTTMSKRKNNSDKNVKNKSSDKKKQKKKEENDSNLAFIKKYKIINKIGDGNFSKVFCCRGDNKKKCAMKLMCCPLKKTAHYNCFKRELFIMKTLNNKYPYIVKILDYHEKIWKKYYIVKLILEYCEGGSLFEYIKINGSCTHSDARIIIIKLTKAIQYINSLKIMHRDIKPENILLRTKDNVRSVVLSDFGLAKITPSNQSVVKSRSVCGSDFYLAPEIIKNKEYGVKIDIWSLGVLIFFIITGKVPFTGRNANELYNNILTANIPELLSKEQSLNVQPGLKNLLENILVHDPDKRFSCSDILSHRWIRGTLSSYEFKIFNSSSSFKKLKLEKKKNSYDECNKNNQIKDKSFEKQKDSFNLMKKKYAFFLKKITN; this is encoded by the exons atgggGACTACTATgagtaaaagaaaaaataattctg ataaaaatgtCAAAAATAAGTCATCTGataagaaaaaacaaaaaaaaaaagaagaaaatgattCAAACTTagcatttataaaaaaatataaaatcattaataaaataggaga TGGCAATTTTTCAAAAGTATTCTGTTGTAGAggagataataaaaaaaaatgcgcaatgaaa TTAATGTGTTGCCCTTTAAAGAAGACAGCTCACTATAATTGTTTTAAAAgagaattatttataatgaaaacattaaataataaatatccTTATATAGTTAAAATTCTTGATTACCATGAAAAAATATGGAAAA aatattatatagttaaattaatattagaaTACTGTGAAGGAGGTAGtttatttgaatatataaagatCAATGGAAGCTGCACACATTCAGATGCAagaattatcattattaaattaacTAAAGCAATACaatatattaattcattaaaaattatgCATAGAGATATTAAAccagaaaatattttacttaGAACTAAAGATAATGTAAGAAGTGTAGTATTATCAGATTTTGGATTAGCAAAAATAACTCCATCAAATCAAAGTGTTGTAAAAAGTAGATCTGTTTGCGGTAGTGATTTTTATTTAGCCCcggaaataataaaaaataaagaatatggAGTAAAA ATTGACATTTGGAGCTTAGgcgttttaattttttttataataactGGAAAGGTTCCATTCACAGGAAGAAATGcaaatgaattatataaCAACATTCTCACAGCAAATATACCTGAAct ATTATCTAAGGAACAATCACTGAATGTGCAACCaggattaaaaaatttattagaaaatattCTAGTCCATGATCCAGACAAAAGATTTAGT tgttCAGATATTCTAAGTCATCGTTGGATAAGAGGCACACTTTCAAGTTATgaattcaaaatttttaattcttcctCTTCATTTAA gaaactaaaattagaaaagaaaaaaaatagttacgACGAATGTAACAAAAATAACCAAATAAAAGACAAATCAtttgaaaaacaaaaagattCATTTAacttaatgaaaaaaaaatatgctttttttttaaaaaaaataacaaattaa